TTAAAAATGTTGACCTGATGGTCTTCGATATCCAGGATGTGGGAACCAGATTCTACACTTATATTTCCTCACTGGAAGAATATATGATCGCCGCCTTTGAAAATGGTAAGCCGCTGCTGGTACTAGACAGGCCCAATCCCAATGGTTTTTATGTAGATGGCCCTGTACTGGACACAGCATTCCGCTCCTTCGTGGGTATGCAACCTGTTCCTGTAGTGTATGGCATGACCATCGGGGAATATGCAAAAATGCTGGTTGGGCAAAAATGGATAAAAGGAAAATTCAATCCGGGCAACGCAGCAGTAAAAGAGTTCAACAATCATAAGGATCTTATTGCTTTTCTTCAAAGCAAAGAAAAACTGAAGATGATGATCCTCCCCTGCCTCAATTACAGGCATAGCCAGAAATATATCCTTCCCGTGAAACCCTCTCCCAACCTGCCGGATATTCAAAGCATCTATTGTTATCCCAGCACCTGCTTCTTTGAAGGCACCACATTGAGCGAAGGACGGGGTACGCCGATGCCATTCAGAATATTCGGGCACCCCGCACTTCCATCTTCACTGAAAAGCTTTACGCCAAAGGGTGTGCCGGGAGCGGGTAATCCGAAGCTGAAAGACCAGCTCTGCTATGGATGGGAGATCGAAGGATCACCTGAAGAAATATTAAAACAGATCGATGGCAGGATACAACTGAAATGGTTACTCGAAGCATACCGTCTGTTCCCCAAAAAGGATTCCTTCTTTCTCAATAAAGGGGCATTCTTCAATAAACTGGCAGGCAATGCCGATCTGCAACAACAATTGAAAGAGGGAAAGACGGAAGAACAGATCCGCGCCAGTTGGGAACCCGGCCTGAAAGAGTTCAAGTATATCAGGAAGAAATACCTGATCTATTCAGATCTCTGATTAGGAAACAGGCAATACCATTACCGGGATAGAACTATGCCATGCCAGTCTTTTGGATACACTTTTCCTGAAGATGGCAGCCAGGCCATTTTGGTGACGGTGCAGTGCGATGATCAGCCCTGCTTCTTTTTCACTGGTGAAATCATTGATGCCTGTTACGATATCAGGATCGCTTATGTAATGATATGTTGCGTGGTATTTGTCGAGCAGCGAATGTGTATCGCCGATCTGGTCCCTGAGCCCGGTTACATCGCCTTCTGCCTGACTCACGTTCACCACCAGGAGGTCCGATCCCAATGTATCGAGTACTTTCAACAACAGAGGTGTGTCCATTTTTTCCCTTACATCTTTCAGGTCTGTAGCCAGCACTACTTTATGCGGATATTCCACCACAGTTTCAGAAGGCACGATCAGCAAAGGATAACGGATATTTCCCATGACGCGGATCGCATTGCTGCCGATCAGTAATTTTTCCATACCTGTTCTTCCGGTGATGCCCATCACCACGAGGTCGATCATTTTCTCTTCGCAAATGCGATTGATCCTGCTTTCGAGGATAGTGTCTTCCATAAGAAAGCTCACTTCAATACCAGGCCCTGCCAACTGACGGAGTGAATCCTGCCATACTTCCAACGTGTGGATGGTTTCGTTGCGCAATTCCTCCCTGCCCGCTGCAACCGTTGGCATGCTTTCCAGCGCAGTGTTTGCCTGATCGGCATAAAAGATCAGCAGATGTTCTGTTTTCCATTTTTTGGCAAGCATACAGGCGTACTCTGCTGCAAGAAATGCATTATCGGAAAAATCGGTCAGTAAGAGAATGGATTTCATGAAGCTGATTTTTTAAAAATGAGAGGGCAGACGAAGCTAAGGGAATCAGATTACCTGAATATTAAAAAAAGGAATGCATCTTTGCTACTCCAATTTACGAAGTCCCGGGCAAATCTGAACAGCTCATTTTAAAACTCGATATATCATGAAATCATTTAAAGACCTCCGCATCATTTTTATGGGAACGCCTGAGTTTGCAGTAGCATCGCTGGATGCGCTGGTACAGGCAGGAGGCAATATCGTGGGTGTGGTAACGGCTCCGGACAAACCAGCGGGCAGAGGCATGAAACTCACCGAAAGTGCAGTAAAGAAATATGCAGCCGAACGGGGCCTGAACCTTCTCCAGCCGGAAAAGCTCCGCGATCCTCAATTCCTGGAAGCATTGCGCGCACTGGAAGCCGATATACAGATCGTTGTAGCTTTTCGCATGCTACCTGAAATAGTCTGGGATATGCCCCCCATGGGCACCGTGAACCTGCACGGTTCTTTATTGCCGCAGTACCGCGGCGCAGCGCCAATCAACTGGGCTGTGATCAACGGTGAGGCCTATACGGGCGTTACTACTTTTCAACTGCAGCACGCAATTGATACAGGCAATATCCTGCTGCAGGAAAAATTCGCCATCAATGAAACAGATACTGCCGGAGACGTACACGATACGATGAAGAATATCGGCGCTGACCTGCTGGTGAGAACAGTGCAGGAACTGGCCGCAGGAACCATCCGCCCATTACCACAGGAACAGGCAGCCGAAGGAGTGGAACTCAAACATGCTCCCAAACTTTTCACGGAAACACAGAAAATCGACTGGTCGTTACCGGTAGATCAGGTGTATAACCTGATCCGGGGATTGTCGCCCTACCCTACTGCCTTTACTTATTTGCAGGATAAGACCCTGAAAATTTTCCAGGCAAAGAAAGAACATGGCGAACCTTCACTGCATCCCGGAGCAGTGCTGACAGATCACAAAACGTTTTTGAAATTCGCAGCAGCAGACGGATATATCCATGTGCTGGAAATGCAGCTGGAAGGGAAAAAAAGAATGCTTGTGGAAGATTTCTTGCGGGGGTTCCGGTTTTAACAGGCAACTCCTACCACTCCACATTCACATAGAACTTTCCGATAGTAGCTCCCAGCTCTGTGGCTGCTGCATCACTGAGCCTGAGGTTCAATCCGATGTTCTCCTTCATCTCGGGCATTTGTCCCAATACTTTTGCGTAGACGGTTTTATTGGTAGAAGAGAAAGATACTTTCACGATGGTACCAACAGGTACATTATTCATCAGCGCATAGTATTTACCATCTTTCCATCCGCTGTTACTGCGGAAGATAGCAGCATTGCCTGAAGTTCCTTTGCCGGTATTGTTGAAATTACTCCTGAAATAACCTCCTTTGAAGTTAACGGGACCGCTGTTGCCGGGAGCAGGTTCAGCAGTGGCTGGTGCTGTTGCTTTCGGTTCTTCCTTAACCGGTTCTGTCTTCACAGGCTCTGTCTTCACTGGTTCAGCCTTTGGACCAGGTATATCAATCGGCTGGTTTGGTTTGGAAGGAGGAGGAGTTGTTATGGCTACATCTTTCACTGGTGCAGGCTGCGCCGGAGGGTCGGTTTTAGCGATGGGCTCGGCGCTGGTCACCGGTTTATTGGTTGCCATTGCCACCAGCGGACTCTGGCCGGTTTTTACTTTGAGATATCCTACAATCAGCTTCATGCCGGCACGGAGCTGATCATTCGTTACATTATTCCATTTTTCAAGATTAGCGATCGGCACTTTGTTATGACCAATGCTGATTCGATACATCCATTCTTTATCTGCCACCACGTGATGAACAGGCACCAATACTTCATCGGAGGCTTTGGCGCCATCAAGTGTATAGTTCATGTCTGTAAGCGGGATCTTCAGCACCTGGCCAATGGCCAGTGGTTTTTCCATACTGAGACCATTGAACGGCGCCATCTCTTTCGGGCTCTGGTTAT
This portion of the Pseudobacter ginsenosidimutans genome encodes:
- a CDS encoding exo-beta-N-acetylmuramidase NamZ family protein, producing MKRILNVLLVFIASAISVAAQDPAWGVRPDDINNIITGAERVPALLSQLKGKRLAIFANHTSQVKGVNLVDLLHSKGFRISVVFGPEHGFRGTADAGEKVSNYKDKKTGIPVVSLYGSKRRPSAEDLKNVDLMVFDIQDVGTRFYTYISSLEEYMIAAFENGKPLLVLDRPNPNGFYVDGPVLDTAFRSFVGMQPVPVVYGMTIGEYAKMLVGQKWIKGKFNPGNAAVKEFNNHKDLIAFLQSKEKLKMMILPCLNYRHSQKYILPVKPSPNLPDIQSIYCYPSTCFFEGTTLSEGRGTPMPFRIFGHPALPSSLKSFTPKGVPGAGNPKLKDQLCYGWEIEGSPEEILKQIDGRIQLKWLLEAYRLFPKKDSFFLNKGAFFNKLAGNADLQQQLKEGKTEEQIRASWEPGLKEFKYIRKKYLIYSDL
- a CDS encoding LysM peptidoglycan-binding domain-containing protein, with protein sequence MTSISRFLLICGLFLVQFVSAQSPLVVHGATPQLYLTHTVAAKENWYSVGRIYNQSPKEMAPFNGLSMEKPLAIGQVLKIPLTDMNYTLDGAKASDEVLVPVHHVVADKEWMYRISIGHNKVPIANLEKWNNVTNDQLRAGMKLIVGYLKVKTGQSPLVAMATNKPVTSAEPIAKTDPPAQPAPVKDVAITTPPPSKPNQPIDIPGPKAEPVKTEPVKTEPVKEEPKATAPATAEPAPGNSGPVNFKGGYFRSNFNNTGKGTSGNAAIFRSNSGWKDGKYYALMNNVPVGTIVKVSFSSTNKTVYAKVLGQMPEMKENIGLNLRLSDAAATELGATIGKFYVNVEW
- a CDS encoding universal stress protein, with translation MKSILLLTDFSDNAFLAAEYACMLAKKWKTEHLLIFYADQANTALESMPTVAAGREELRNETIHTLEVWQDSLRQLAGPGIEVSFLMEDTILESRINRICEEKMIDLVVMGITGRTGMEKLLIGSNAIRVMGNIRYPLLIVPSETVVEYPHKVVLATDLKDVREKMDTPLLLKVLDTLGSDLLVVNVSQAEGDVTGLRDQIGDTHSLLDKYHATYHYISDPDIVTGINDFTSEKEAGLIIALHRHQNGLAAIFRKSVSKRLAWHSSIPVMVLPVS
- the fmt gene encoding methionyl-tRNA formyltransferase; this encodes MKSFKDLRIIFMGTPEFAVASLDALVQAGGNIVGVVTAPDKPAGRGMKLTESAVKKYAAERGLNLLQPEKLRDPQFLEALRALEADIQIVVAFRMLPEIVWDMPPMGTVNLHGSLLPQYRGAAPINWAVINGEAYTGVTTFQLQHAIDTGNILLQEKFAINETDTAGDVHDTMKNIGADLLVRTVQELAAGTIRPLPQEQAAEGVELKHAPKLFTETQKIDWSLPVDQVYNLIRGLSPYPTAFTYLQDKTLKIFQAKKEHGEPSLHPGAVLTDHKTFLKFAAADGYIHVLEMQLEGKKRMLVEDFLRGFRF